In Marinicella rhabdoformis, a genomic segment contains:
- a CDS encoding transposase, whose product MTVAREQQICLEETRFYHVISRCVRRAFLCGEDVVTGKCFEHRRQWLINRIKFVTSVFGIDVCSYAIMSNHFHIVLRVGDTTEWPANRVLMTWQSLYSLPVLCDKYLKGEIETEAELHRVKEYVNEFRNRLMSVSWYMKSINEFIARMANEEDNCTGHFWESRFKCQALLDERALLTCMAYVDLNPIRAGIAKALGDSEFTSIQERISNKSTWLSNFGNGENDLPYYLSSYIDLVDESGRCVRDDKRCFIAKDSAKTIDQLGINPDTWLEELKGFKSIGFTTVGTATQLKEFAAKTKTKWKLGFKLVPALE is encoded by the coding sequence ATGACTGTAGCTCGTGAACAACAAATCTGCCTTGAAGAAACCCGCTTCTATCACGTCATATCAAGATGTGTTCGACGTGCCTTTTTATGCGGTGAAGATGTGGTTACTGGCAAGTGCTTTGAGCACCGTCGCCAGTGGCTCATTAATCGTATTAAATTTGTCACTTCTGTCTTCGGCATTGATGTCTGTTCTTATGCCATTATGTCGAATCATTTTCACATTGTTTTGCGTGTTGGTGATACAACAGAATGGCCAGCAAATCGTGTGTTGATGACGTGGCAAAGTTTGTACTCTTTACCTGTCCTTTGTGATAAGTATTTGAAAGGTGAAATAGAGACTGAAGCTGAGCTTCACAGAGTGAAAGAATACGTTAATGAGTTCCGCAATAGATTGATGTCAGTATCTTGGTATATGAAGTCAATAAATGAATTCATTGCCCGAATGGCAAACGAAGAAGATAACTGCACAGGACATTTCTGGGAAAGTCGTTTCAAATGCCAAGCGCTGCTTGACGAGAGAGCTCTTTTGACTTGTATGGCATACGTAGATTTAAATCCAATTCGTGCAGGAATCGCTAAGGCATTAGGTGATTCTGAGTTCACATCAATTCAGGAGCGAATTAGCAATAAATCAACATGGCTTTCTAACTTCGGTAATGGTGAAAATGATCTGCCTTACTATCTGTCTAGTTACATAGATTTGGTTGATGAATCTGGACGGTGTGTCAGGGACGATAAGCGCTGTTTTATAGCCAAGGATTCTGCCAAGACAATCGACCAATTAGGCATCAATCCTGACACGTGGTTAGAAGAATTAAAAGGGTTTAAATCAATCGGATTCACTACTGTTGGAACAGCTACCCAACTTAAAGAGTTTGCTGCCAAAACTAAAACTAAATGGAAGCTGGGTTTTAAATTAGTTCCTGCACTGGAATAG